The region TTGCCCATCTTAGCCATACTGTCCATCTGCGTTAAGTAGTCGTCAAGAGTAAAGGTCGAATCTTTAAGTTTCTTTGCCATTGCCCTAGCGTCTTGCTCGCTTACCGACATTTGAGCTTTTTCAATCAATGTTAGAACGTCGCCCATACCCAGTATACGATTAGCTATTCTATCGGGATAGAAAGGTTCTAAGTCAGTGAGTTTTTCGCCTGTTCCAGTCAATTTAATTGGCTTATTGCAAACCGCTCTAATTGAAAGAATTGCGCCTCCCCTAGTATCGCCGTCAAGCTTAGTTACAATTACGCCAGTTAGACCGATTGAATCTTCAAAAGTCTTAGCTACCGTTACTGCATCTTGTCCGGTCATTGCGTCAACGACAAGTAAGGTCTCGGTTATGGATATATTCTTCTTGATGTCGGTGAGTTCCTTCATCAAGTCGGTGTTAATGTGAAGTCTGCCTGCGGTATCGGCAATAACTGTGTCAAAATTATTAGCTAGCGCATATTCGATAGCCTTAGAGAGTATTTTTGTAGGGTTTGCCGTACCCATTTGGAAAAAGCCAACGTCAGCCTTCTTGCTTACAATTTCTAACTGAGTAATAGCGGCGGGACGATAGATATCGCAAGCTACTAACAAGGGACGCTTATTCTGCTTTTTAAGGTAGACGCCAAGTTTACCGCACATTGTTGTCTTGCCTGCGCCTTGTAGACCGCACATCATTATTACGGTTGGTAGTTTGCTAGAAACTAATAGTTTACTTTGCTCGCTACCAAGTAGAGCTATAAGCTCTTGATTTACAATTTTAATTACCTGTTGACCGGGCGAGAGCGATTTAAGGATATGCTCGCCTAATGCCTTTTCGGTTACTCGGGCAATAAAGTCTTTGGCGACTAAGATATTAACGTCGGCTTCAAGCAAGGCTATTCTAATCTCTCTCATTGCTTGCTTAATTTCTAGCTCGGTCAAAGCGCCTCTATTTGTAAGTTTAGAAAATACGTGATTAATCTTGTCCGCAAGAGTAGTAAAAAATGCCATTTATTCACCGCCTACTATATTAGTTAAGATTTGTAGTTGCTGTAAAATTTGCTGTTGAAGATAAACTTCTTCCCCGCTTAAATTATCTTTAATATTTGTAACCGTTTGCTTAATTAAATCGTATTTTTCCAGTAAGCCAAGTTTATGCTCATAATTGAGTAGCTGTTGCTCGGCAGTTGTAACAAAATCATAAGCGCCTTGCCTAGAAATATTGTATTGCTCGGCAAGTTCGGCAAGCGAATTGTCATAATTGTAGAACAAGTTAAGCATATTAGCTTGTTTTTCGGTTAGCAATTTGCCATAGATATCAAAAAGCATAATTGTTTGAAGTTTGTCTTGTGTTTTGTTCATAAATTAAGGTGTAAAGCAAATTTACTTTACACCTAGATTATATCATAAATATTAAAGTTGTCAAACAAATTTAATTAAATTTTTAAATAATACTTTCAACAAAAGCTTGTTCGTCAAACGGAATTAAATCGTCAATCCCCTCGCCTAGACCTACAAAATATACCGGCAATTCTTTTTCGGCGGCGATAGCAAATATAACTCCGCCTTTTGCCGTACCATCAAGTTTAGTAAGCACAATACCGTCTAAGTCTATGGTTTGATTAAATATTTCTACTTGGGAAAGGGCATTTTGCCCCGTTGTAGCGTCAAGAACAAGTAAATTTTTTTGCGTTGCGTTAGGATATTCTCTTGCGACAACTCGATTTATCTTTTTAAGTTCTTCCATCAAGTTAACTTTATTGTGAAGTCTGCCTGCCGTATCTATTATTACAATGTCAGTGTTATGAGCCTTAGCCGAACTTAAACAGTCAAAAACTACGGCTGCGGGGTCTGAACCTTGACTATGTTTGACTAAGCGTACGTTTGCTCGTTTGCACCAAACTTCAAGTTGCTCGGCTGCGGCGGCTCTAAACGTATCTGCGGCGGCCACAAGCACGCTTTTGCCCTGCGTAGTATAGTAATTTGCAAGTTTACCAATAGTAGTAGTTTTGCCAACGCCGTTTACGCCTACAACCATAATGACAACGGGAAAAGTAAGCTCAAAGGTAGAGTCGTAAAGGTTTTCAATCAAGGTTTCTTTAAGATATTGTCTAGCTTTTGCAGTATCGGTTACTTTATCTTTTACCATCTTTTCTTTAAGTTGGTCGATAATGCCTTCGGTTGCGTAAGCGCCAACGTCAGCCGACAAAAGAAGTTCTTCAAGCTCTTGATAAAATTCTTCGCCAAAAATGCCCTTTTTAAAGAGTTGAGCAATGGTAAAGCTTATCGCTTGTTTAGTTTTTTTAAGTCCTTGCGCTATACGTGAGAATATATTCATATCGAATACCTACTTAATTATTTAGTTTTTCTAGTTAATTATTTAGACGCTGTATTGCTTAGTTTTTCTAGTTAATTATTTAGACGCTGTATTGCCTAGTTTTTCTAGTTAATTATTTAGACGCTGTATTGCTTAGTTTTTCTAGTTAATTATTTAGACGCTGTATTGCTTAGTTTGTTCTAGGCAAACATTATATTGCTGTATTGTTAGTTTGCTTTAATTAATAATCACTGCAATTTGCATAAAAGCGTCGCCTTAGTTTGCAATAGTTGACAGAGCGTCGGTCAACTGTACCGATACAATCTTGCTTACGCCCTTTTCTTCCATTGTAACGCCATAAAGAACGTCGCAACTCTCCATGGTTGGCTTTTTGTGGGTAATTATTATAAATTGCGTATCTTCTACAAACTTTTTAATGTAGCTAGATATGCGCTGAGCGTTTGCGTCGTCTAGGGCGGCTTCAATTTCGTCTAGTACGCAAAAAGGCATTGGTCTAAGTTTAAGTATGGCAAACAGTATTGCAACTGCGGTTAAAGTGCGTTCTCCGCCCGATAGTAAGGTAATATTTTGAAGTTTTTTGCCCGGAGGCTGAGCCTCTATTTCGATACCATAATCCATTTCTTCTTTGTTTTCTTGTCGGTCGATAGTCATGTGGGCGTGTCCGCCGGCAAATAGCTCTTTGAACACCATACCAAAATTAGCGTTAATAATCTCAAAACCATCGTTAAATCTTACGGTAATTTCCCTTGTGATGTCTTTCAAAAACTTTGTTAGGTCGGCTTCGGCTTTTTTAAGGTCTTCTATTTGAGTATTTATTTCGTCATAACGCTTTTGTGTGCTGTTGTAATCTTCAATAGCGTTTTGGTTAATATAACCTAAGCGAGATATGGAATTGCGAAGTTTGCCAATTTGCGGTTTGCTTGCCTCAAAATTGTAATTTATGTCTTTGTAACGCATAGCCGAACTATATGTTAAATCATATTCGTCTTCCATACGCTGTTGGGCTAATTTCATATCGTCGTCAAGCCTTACAAGATTAAATTCTTCTTTATTTTTGCTCTCGGTATGTTGTTGAACTTCGGCTAGATAAAATTGTCGGTCGTGGTCAGCCTCGCTAAATTTGCTTTGTATATCTTTTTTAAGTTTATCGGCGCTTTCTAATTTTTGGGTAATTCCGTTAAGTTCTGCAACTTCTTCGGCGTTACCTCCGCTACTATTTATTTGGTTATACAAATCTTTAATTTGTATTTCGTTCATAGCAATTTGACGCTTTTTTTGATTAATATCAATGTTTGAACGAGAAAGCGTTTGATTATAAGAACTAATTCTACTTTCGTACGAACGAATATTTGAAGTAATACCTGCAAGCTTTAATTTATTGTTGTTAATTTCTTCTTGAATACGGTCTTTTTTATCTTTTACTATGGTAAATTCTTTTTGAATTTGATTAGCCGACTCGGCAGAAGTATCTTTTTCTTGTTGAATTATTTCTTCTTGCGATAAAGAGTCTTGCAAAGATAGTTTTAAAAAATCGCATTTTCCGCTAATTTCTTGTTTTTCTTTAAGTAATTTATTTCTATTCTCAATTTTTGCCTCTTGTAAGGCTGAAAATTTTGCCAGTCTTTCGGCTAAAACCGACATAAGAATTAAATTTTGTTGCCAGTTTTCGGCTTTGACATTATCTGCTTTTAATTCGGTTTTACATTTTAAGCTAATATTCTCAACCAAAGAATTAATATATTGAGTTAAGCCTTGATCAAGCGTCATTTTTGATAACGCAGTAGAAACATTTAGCACGTAACCGTCAATTTGACCTGCCATTTCTTGCGTTGTTTGGTAGGCAAAATTGCTATCGATTAAATCTTTAATTTCTTTGCTTTGCGACTGACTCATTTGATTTAACCTATTTGTAATTTCGTCGCAGTCGTTGTCAATACGAGAAATGCGTGAAAGCAAGCTGTTTAGCTCGCCTTTAACTACTGAGGTCTTTGAACGTTGAACGCTAAGCCTATCAATGATAACCATTAATTCTTTTCGTTTTTTGTCTAACTTTTCTTGCGCTATCGTAATAGCGTCAAGATAACTAAAATGTTCCTGTTTAAGTGTTTCCAAGTGGGCGGTGATTAACCCTTCTTGTTCCTTCATCTCGATTGTAGATTTTTTAGTAAGTTCTATATTGTGTTCGGTGTTAGAAATAAGAGTTTTTAGGTCGTCTATTTCAACGTTTAATTTTTTATTATTTTCACCGTTATGTTTAATTC is a window of Clostridia bacterium DNA encoding:
- the ffh gene encoding signal recognition particle protein, translating into MAFFTTLADKINHVFSKLTNRGALTELEIKQAMREIRIALLEADVNILVAKDFIARVTEKALGEHILKSLSPGQQVIKIVNQELIALLGSEQSKLLVSSKLPTVIMMCGLQGAGKTTMCGKLGVYLKKQNKRPLLVACDIYRPAAITQLEIVSKKADVGFFQMGTANPTKILSKAIEYALANNFDTVIADTAGRLHINTDLMKELTDIKKNISITETLLVVDAMTGQDAVTVAKTFEDSIGLTGVIVTKLDGDTRGGAILSIRAVCNKPIKLTGTGEKLTDLEPFYPDRIANRILGMGDVLTLIEKAQMSVSEQDARAMAKKLKDSTFTLDDYLTQMDSMAKMGNLNDLMGMIPNAGKLGLKDAQIDPKDVSHTKAIILSMTPKERQDTKILNYSRRKRIASGSGVTVAEVNKLVKQFEQTKEMMRRFGKKGAKLPF
- a CDS encoding AAA family ATPase; the encoded protein is MNLKEIQIYGFKSFSDKLSLKFDYPITGVVGPNGCGKSNVVDAIRWVLGEQSAKALRGKTMLDLIFSGTEQRKSMSYCEVTLILDNKPRIFPIDLDEITISRKLYRSNESEYYLNKNLTRLKDISDLLREAGLGREGYSIVGQGRMDAILNARPEDRRAIFEEALGISKFRVRKAETEKKLEKTRDNIVRLYDIINELNRQLTPLKKQANDTQKYLALVEELKYHEINSYIYNYDNSSANKNAIKQKIVAIDEQLAISQDKYKQAFALYEKLFAEITDIDAVITDLRRTQLNLSVLIERYSGELKLLNERIKHNGENNKKLNVEIDDLKTLISNTEHNIELTKKSTIEMKEQEGLITAHLETLKQEHFSYLDAITIAQEKLDKKRKELMVIIDRLSVQRSKTSVVKGELNSLLSRISRIDNDCDEITNRLNQMSQSQSKEIKDLIDSNFAYQTTQEMAGQIDGYVLNVSTALSKMTLDQGLTQYINSLVENISLKCKTELKADNVKAENWQQNLILMSVLAERLAKFSALQEAKIENRNKLLKEKQEISGKCDFLKLSLQDSLSQEEIIQQEKDTSAESANQIQKEFTIVKDKKDRIQEEINNNKLKLAGITSNIRSYESRISSYNQTLSRSNIDINQKKRQIAMNEIQIKDLYNQINSSGGNAEEVAELNGITQKLESADKLKKDIQSKFSEADHDRQFYLAEVQQHTESKNKEEFNLVRLDDDMKLAQQRMEDEYDLTYSSAMRYKDINYNFEASKPQIGKLRNSISRLGYINQNAIEDYNSTQKRYDEINTQIEDLKKAEADLTKFLKDITREITVRFNDGFEIINANFGMVFKELFAGGHAHMTIDRQENKEEMDYGIEIEAQPPGKKLQNITLLSGGERTLTAVAILFAILKLRPMPFCVLDEIEAALDDANAQRISSYIKKFVEDTQFIIITHKKPTMESCDVLYGVTMEEKGVSKIVSVQLTDALSTIAN
- the ftsY gene encoding signal recognition particle-docking protein FtsY, with amino-acid sequence MNIFSRIAQGLKKTKQAISFTIAQLFKKGIFGEEFYQELEELLLSADVGAYATEGIIDQLKEKMVKDKVTDTAKARQYLKETLIENLYDSTFELTFPVVIMVVGVNGVGKTTTIGKLANYYTTQGKSVLVAAADTFRAAAAEQLEVWCKRANVRLVKHSQGSDPAAVVFDCLSSAKAHNTDIVIIDTAGRLHNKVNLMEELKKINRVVAREYPNATQKNLLVLDATTGQNALSQVEIFNQTIDLDGIVLTKLDGTAKGGVIFAIAAEKELPVYFVGLGEGIDDLIPFDEQAFVESII
- a CDS encoding DNA-binding protein, whose amino-acid sequence is MNKTQDKLQTIMLFDIYGKLLTEKQANMLNLFYNYDNSLAELAEQYNISRQGAYDFVTTAEQQLLNYEHKLGLLEKYDLIKQTVTNIKDNLSGEEVYLQQQILQQLQILTNIVGGE